Proteins encoded within one genomic window of Bombus terrestris chromosome 11, iyBomTerr1.2, whole genome shotgun sequence:
- the LOC105666196 gene encoding 26S proteasome non-ATPase regulatory subunit 6 codes for MSNSELCHRTPEHIFFIKIRFKLTLPKYQNDENLKTELLDIIKRGNMTRYYEDVCKAFDWKIDENLLDAMKHENELTWKELESSDNLTLEDTEKRNWREKFEFFCETGNLDRATDIAKSVINDETNSSSIKVEAAFGLFRIAHIKNNIRSMGQIITKITNLMEGSHASGSNWCCRNKLKVYEAVYYLATRNFPRAACLLLDCIPTFESYELLPFKEVVEYTTLSGIISLSRSQLDSRFNNNGLLQQALLTEAPKYRAFFYSLYDCHYKEFFENLAWIECELRANPLLHFHYRYYVREMRLRAYCQLLQAYRTINLSRMATEFGVTEEYIEQEVAHFIANGKLHCKIDKVAGMIVTISAAGCNRGQAPDVSCDRGLIYQNIIKRGDFNEIMAKRLLTKYPRSIYKGTKEIKQSFNYLLVLDFECTCKKYEKIDPQEIIEFPCAAVSTTSWEVENVFHEYIKPKYHPQLTPFCTELTGIIQDLVDNQPYFPEVFGTFCNWLEEHKYFKDGNNSAFVTCGDWDLKFMLPSQCELENISLPKQFMKWINLKGSFCDATDHYPRNLTDMLSHLNLPLVGKLHSGISDVKNMVQIIQALQSQHNVQFKINNVHHDVLRDMLLTNKNFID; via the exons AGATGTATGTAAGGCATTCGACTGGAAAATTGACGAGAATCTTCTCGATGCAATGAAGCATGAAAACGAGCTTACGTGGAAGGAATTAGAGTCCTCTGATAATTTGACTCTTGAGGACactgaaaaaagaaattggcgagaaaagtTCGAGTTCTTTTGTGAAACTGGTAATCTCGATCGTGCCACAGACATTGCGAAATCCGTCATAAACGACGAAACTAATTCATCCAGCATCAAAGTCGAAGCTGCATTCGGTTTGTTTAGAATAGCacacataaaaaataatattcgctCGATGGGGCAAATAATTACCAAGATAACAAATCTGATGGAAGGTTCTCATGCATCAGGCAGCAATTGGTGTTGTCGTAATAAATTGAAAGTGTACGAAGCTGTTTACTATCTGGCAACGCGAAACTTTCCTCGCGCTGCGTGCCTTTTGCTGGACTGTATCCCAACCTTTGAATCCTATGAACTATTGCCATTCAAAGAGGTCGTAGAATACACAACATTATCAGGAATAATTTCCTTATCCCGATCGCAACTTGATTCTCGATTCAACAATAATGGCCTCCTGCAACAAGCTTTGCTCACTGAGGCTCCCAAATACAGAGCATTTTTTTATTCTCTCTATGATTGTCACTACAAAGAATTCTTCGAAAATCTCGCCTGGATAGAATGCGAGCTTAGAGCAAATCCTTTGCTTCATTTCCAttatcgttattacgtaagagagATGCGTTTGAGGGCATACTGTCAGCTATTGCAAGCATACAGAACCATCAATTTAAGTAGAATGGCGACAGAATTTGGCGTGACAGAAGAATACATAGAACAAGAAGTGGCACATTTTATTGCTAATGGTAAATTGCATTGTAAAATCGATAAAGTGGCTGGAATGATCGTTACCATCAGCGCTGCTGGTTGCAACAGAGGGCAAGCACCTGATGTTTCATGCGATCGAGgattaatttatcaaaatatcataaaaagaGGCGAT TTTAATGAAATAATGGCGAAACGGCTTCTCACGAAATATCCTCGATCTATTTACAAAGGAACCAAAGAAATTAAGCAATCTTTCAATTATTTGCTTGTACTGGACTTTGAATGCACTTGCAAAAAATACGAGAAAATTGACCCGCAAGAAATTATCGAGTTTCCCTGTGCAGCAGTGTCTACGACAAGTTGGGAAGTTGAAAATGTCTTTCACGAGTATATTAAACCAAAATACCATCCCCAGCTTACTCCATTTTGTACAGAACTTACTGGAATCATACAGGACCTGGTAGACAATCAACCTTACTTTCCAGAAGTGTTTGGAACATTTTGTAATTGGTTAGAagaacataaatattttaaagacgGGAACAATTCTGCATTTGTTACATGCGGTGATTGGGACTTAAAGTTCATGTTACCAAGCCAGTGCGAGTTAGAGAATATATCATTACCTAAGCAATTTATGAAGTGGATAAATTTAAAAGGTAGTTTTTGTGATGCAACAGATCATTATCCACGAAATTTAACAGATATGCTTTCACATCTTAACCTTCCTTTGGTTGGAAAATTACATTCTGGAATATCTGACGTAAAGAATATGGTCCAAATAATACAAGCTCTCCAGTCACAGCATAATGTacaatttaagataaataatgtACATCATGATGTATTAAGGGATATgttattaacaaataaaaattttattgattaa